GCCCTAAAAAGACAGACGGCATGAATTTGGGTTCATGCCGTTTTGTTTTGCGTGCATTTTCGGTGATTTTTGGGTAAAATAAGATTATTTGTAACATTGGAATTCAGATGACTCATTTTTCAAAATCAGCCTTTTTCAAATCAGCAATGTGCATGGCACTCTCTGCCCTGCCGACATTGAGTTTTGCTTATCACATCCAAATCACCGAGCCTGCCGAAGACCGTGCCTATCATCGCCCTGCCCAGAGCATTGATGTGCAGGCAACTGTGTCGCCAACATTGGAGATGGGCTATACCACAGCTGTGCTATTAAATGGCAAAGTGGTGGGTGATGGGCTAACCGCCAGTGTGCCAACCCTTGATTTGGTGGCAGGCGAGTACACGCTAGAAGCCATCGTGATGGATAAAAATGCCCAAACGGTGGCGAGCGATACTCGCACAGTCTATGTCATTCAAAACAACCAAATCCAACGCAAAAAGAAAGCCGCCATTGCTGAGCGGGAAGCATATGATAATTCGTCAATTTGGCATAAGATTGCGGTGGGTCTAAACCCCAAAGTCCAAGCCCCGCCAAAGGTCTATGAATCCACACCAACATGGGAGCTTAGGGATTTGCCAAACAAACCAAATAAATAAGTCTTACTCATAAATAAAAGCCCTGTATGAACAGGGCTTTGTTAGAGTGTGTCTATCATTGATAACATTTTTGTAAAATAAGACCCCATTCTCAACTTTATATTAAGTGGTTGATTTATCAAGGGCGAATATGATTCGCCCCCACAACCCGAAAAATAGCTATCAGATAATCAATAAGTTGCCATTTTAAGTTGAAAGTGAAGTAAGTACTTTATTCATCCATTTGCCAATGTCTTTAATCTGCTCCATGCATACTTGATGAGCCATGCCGTAGCGTTTAAATTCAGGCGACAGACCCAAAGCGGTGAGTTTTTCGCTTGCCTTGACCCCAAGCACTGATGGCACGACGTCATCATAGTCGCCATGGTCGATTTTAACAGGCAGGGACGCATTAATATCAAGCTCGCCAATCTCCTGCTCGGTGGCAAGATAAGTGGATAAGGCAAGCAGTCCTGCCAATGGTCGGCTGTTGGTCAGGGCGTTGTGATAAGCAACAGCACCGCCTTGGGAAAACCCTGCGATGATGATGTTCTGACTGGGTATGCCGAGACGCACCTGCTCATCAATCAAGTCATTGATACGTTCGCTGGATGCCTTGATTTGGGCGGTATCCACCTTTCTGTCTAGGCTCATCTCCAAGATGTCATACCATGCAGGCATGACATAACCGCCATTGACGGTCACAGGAATGGATGGGGCGTGCGGAAAAATGAATCGCACGCCAAGCTCATCAGACAGCCCAAGCTCAGGCACGACAGGCACGAAATCATGACCGTTCGCCCCTAAGCCATGAAGCCATATCACGGCGTGTTCGATGGGTTTGTCTTTGGGGTTGTGAATGACTGTTTCAAAAGGAAGTAGCGAAACCATGTCAGCTCCTAACAATGCTCAATGTTTGACATACCCTAATTATACATAATTTTTAAAAATTCTTACAGATTTTTTGCAATTTTGCCTTATAATAGGCTAATTTTTTATGATAATAGGTGAGCTATGCAGTGGCGTGGTCGCAGATAGAGTAATAACATCGAAGACCGTCGTGGCGGTGGTGGCATGTAAGGCAGGCGGGCTAAGTATCGGCAGTATCATTCTTGCCCTTGTCCCATGGAAAGTGTTTGGGGTTAGCCCTGAGACCACGCTGGGGGTCACTCAGCAGATAGGGCAGGCGACTCAACAGCAATCCGCCCCTGCTAATGAGACTGCCGACCAAGCCGAGAGCCGTGAGTTCGTGGCGACTGTGCTTGCCGATACCGAAGACGTATGGACGCCCATTTTTACAAAACTCGGTGGTACTTATCAGCCACCAAAACTGGTGATGTTCACAGGTTCGGTCAAGTCAGCGTGTGGGGCGGCGACATCTGCCAGCGGTCCTTTTTATTGCCCTGCCGACCAAAAAGTGTATCTGGACACGCAGTTTTTTGTGGACATGAGACGGCACATGGGTATCGGCAGTGAGCGTCATGGCAGTACCGAGCTGTCTCGCCAAGACCAAGTGGGCGACTTTGCCCAAGCCTATGTCATCGCTCATGAAGTGGGACATCACGTTCAGACACTGCTTGGAATATCTCAAGAAGTGCGAAAAGCCCAAATGCAAGGCAATGAGCGACAGGCAAATGAGCTGTCCGTCCGCCAAGAGTTGCAAGCCGACTGCTTTGCAGGCATGTGGGCAAAGAAAAACCATGAACGCACCGGCTTTTTACAACAGGGCGACATCGAAGAAGCCCTAGACGCTGCCGAGAAGATTGGCGATGATTATCTGCAACACAAATCGCACGGACACGTCGTGCCTGACAGTTTTACTCATGGCACGAGTGCCCAGCGTCAGCGTTGGTTCTATCGAGGGTTTGAGACGGGCGATATCCAAGCCTGCGACACCTTTGGCACCAATCAACTCTAAGTGCTTGATTTGCAAAATACACAAGGACGGTTTTTGCCGTCCTTTTTATTGCATGGTCTGGACTTGTATTGAACGCCAATCATTCATTTTGAATAAATTTTAATCAAAATCTTGTCTATTTATCAAAAAATGTTATAATCTTACGCTCATATTCTTTAATATTTCAAAAATCATTCACCAACCGTCACGCCATGCAAGGTATCATCACACTCCTGCTTATCTTAACCCCGATGTTTGTTGGTTTTGCCCTGCCAAACAGCAAAAAAAGCACGCATTTGGCGGAGCGTGGGCTTAACTATCTGGTGTTCATCATCTTGGTGGTGATTGGCATGGAGTTGGGATTGGTTGATGATTTACAGCATAAACTTGCCAATATCGCCCTGTATCTGTCGGTGCTCATGGCGTTGACCATCGGCTCAGGATTGATGGCTTTGGTGGTTTTTGACCGCTTATCGCCTTGCCAGTATCGCTCACAGCCAAGCCCGACCGCCAAGCCTAATGTCAGCATTCATGGCAGTCTGACCCAAATCCTGTGTTTGGCGATGGGCTTTATTATTGCTAAGTTTTTACCTACCACGTGGCACCCACCAGAGAAGACCACGACGGTGCTACTCATGCTACTGTTGTTTTTGGTGGGTGTTTCACTCAAAGGCTCAGGCGTCAGTCTCAAACAAGCACTGCTAAATAAGCGGGGCTTGCAAATCAGCTTGATTTTTATGGGGGTGACACTGCTCTCGGGCGTTCTTTTTGCCCTGCTTTTTGATGATGTATCAGTGGCTCAGGGCTTGGCGTTGTCATCGGGTTTTGGTTGGTATTCGCTCTCAGGCACGATCATGACGGACGCTTATGGGGCGGTATGGGGGAGTGTGGCACTGCTAAATGACTTGGGGCGAGAAGTGCTGGCACTCATCTTTATCCCATGGGTCATGCGACATTCATCATCGGCAGCGATAGGGCTTGGGGGTGTGACCAGCCTTGACTTTACTCTGCCAACACTCACGCAGGCAGGTGGGGCTTCTATCATTCCGCTAGTCATCAGCTTTGGCTTTATTACCAATCTTCTCTCTCCCATTTTGATGGTGTTTTTTGCCAGTTTGTCTTAGGTATTTTTATTAAGATTTTATTAAAAAACTATTAATATAAATTTAATAAACAATCATCTTATCATAATATAAAATCAAAGAAAGTTTATTAAAGAAATCAATGATTATTTTTACAATTTTTAATAAATTATCACTTGATTTTTATGATGGTTTTTTATAAAAAATATTGAAAATTAATTTTGCTATTATATGCTATTTTTAGGTATTAATCCAGCAATATTTTTTATAAGATAAATGATAAAATTTTTTATAAAAAATAACAATATTTAAATGTTAGATATTTGATTTATAAAAAAATTCTTGTTATAATGATTGCCAGCTTGCCAGCTTGCCAGCTTGCCAGCTTGCCAGCTTGCCAGCTAATAATTATTTTCTCATGAAAAAGTTAAAGCGTGATAAAAAGTTAAAGCGTGATCAAATATTAAAAGGTGCTTGCAAAGGTTGCTAACGGGTCTGATTAAACATTTGGTTTGTCCTTGTTTTACAAGTTTGTCAGATAAATGATGATAGGTGGTTAATTGCAGTAGGGGTAAATAAGGGGCTAGGTATGATGTTAGATAATTTGCGAGCGATGGCGGTTTTTGTGGCGGTGGCAAAGCATGGTTCATTTAGTGGTGCCGCCAGAGAGCTTGATATTACCACGAGTGCGGTCAGTCAGCAGATTCGTTCATTAGAAAATGAGCTTGGGGCGGTGTTACTGCAACGCTCGACACGCAGAGTTAGTCTCACCGAAGTGGGCGAGTTATTTTACCAGTCAGCCTTAAAAATGGTAACGGCAGCCGAGATGGGTTGGCATCAAGCAAGTCGTTTGCGTGATGAAGTCATGGGCAACCTAACCATTGCGACCACGCCACAGGTGGCTTGCCAGTATCTCATGCCTGCTTTGGCAGATTGGTTGGCACAAAATGAATCGTTGTCGCTCAACTTCATGGTGCGTGGCGAAGAGCTTGACATGACTCACGACCGTGTGGATATCTGTGTGGGCTTTGTGGACATCAAAGACGTGGGCGAGCACGGCAAAAATGACGTACTACTTGCCCATGTGCCACAATTGCTATTGGCATCAGGCGACTACCTAGATAGGCATACACCCATCCACAGCATTGATGATTTGGCTGAGCAGGATTTTATTTTGTTAGACGGCAATCGCACGATAGCTTTTGCCACAGGCGAGACAGTCGCCATAAAAAGTCGTCTTAGCACCAACAGCTCCAAAATCGCCCTAAACCTTGCCATGTCGCACCAAGGCATCATCAAGGTCAATGCCTTGGACGCTAAGCCATTTGTCCAAAGTGGCGAGCTTAAAAACGTATTGGCAGGGCATGAACTACCGCCCTTGGCATTGGTGGCAAGACTACCCGATAAAGAATTTCAACCCATCAAAGTGCAACGCTGTTTGGATATTTTGGTAAAGCATTTTGCTAATCTTGAATAAAAACAAAACGCTCATCATTGAGCGTTTTTTGCAACATGGCGTTTGACCAATCCATCAGCGTCCGTACGGCTGTCTAATGCCGAGAGTAGGGCGTATGCCCCGATAAATTTGCGACTGATAAACATCAGCTCTTTGGGCGGTAGGCTAAATTCTAGCGACTGCATGCCTGATTTGGCGGTGGTCATGACACGCTGATACAGGTCGCTCTTTGCCCAGATATATTTGTCATCATCGAGATATTCGCTGTCCACGGTGTCACTGTTGGCAAATGGCTCACACGCCATGAGTAGCACGTCCGCCACGTCATCTTGGGGTTTGCCCGTTAATTTGTCAAAAAAATCATAGCCGGTCATGGCGTTTTTCATCATCGTTTTGTCTTGATGATGACCTGCGATGAGTAGGTTTTTGGCAATGGTTAATAGTTTGTCATCAAATTGTTTAATCGCCCCAAAGTCTAAGAGCACCAATTTGTCTTGTTGGGTGGTATCATCAAGCCTGACCAAATAATTACCAAAATTGGGGTCGGTTTGCATCTCGCCCCACTCAAAAATCTCTCGTATGACAATGTCAATGGCGGATTGCCCTAAGTGATTACGGCGTGTTTGATTTAATGATTGTAGGGTAGGGTCATTTAAATGAATGCCTGCTTCATAACTCATACAAATCAGGCGGGGCGTGGAATAATTGTCATAAATGGTCGGTACGATATACCGCTCGTCGTCTTTGAGATAATCGGCAAATCGCTTGGTGGTGCTTGCTTCCATGACATAATCCACTTCCCGATGTAATAACTGCCTAATCTCGCCAAACCAGTCATCTAGGGCTTTGGTTTGGGGGACGGCATTGGTTACTTTTAATAAATGCTTAAATAACGACAAATCCGAATCAATGGCTTGGGCGACATTGGGGTATTGGACTTTTAGGACGACTTCTCGCCCTGAATATTTGTGCGTGGCTTTGTGGACTTGGGCGAGGCTTGCCGTGCCGATGGGTGTCCGCTCAATCTCAAAATCGTCAATCCGCTCGCCCAGCTCCGCCCGTATCGTCTGATACATGATGTGCCACGCCAGTGGGGCGGTCTGAGCGTCTAGGGTGTGCAAGGCATTGACGACTTCACGGGGGAGCATATGCTCGCCATATAACGCCAGCATTTGCCCAACCTTGACAACTGATCCCTTTAATTTACCAAGCTCTGCCACCAAATAATCCGCCTGCTCTTGCATGAGCGTGTGCTTTTGGAGTTCTCGCTGTTCTTTGGATAAAAAAAGCCCTGTAACACCACTTTTCGCCCAGTTTTTGCCGATGTTTAGGGAAGTTTTGGCAATGCTTAACTGGCGAGAAAAGGTGGACGTTTTGACGGTATCTAGGGGCTTTTTGTCGGTCATTGGGGTGCTAAATCATTTAAAATTGGGCAGGATTATAGCAGAAAATGGGGGTTTTGGCTATGCTCTTTTGGGGGTAGGGCGTGATTGGGGTGGGTGTTGGTGGTATAAAAATGCCAAGTTTGTTGCTTGGTATTTAAATGGGCTAAGTTAAATGAATTGGCATTGTTGCTTAATTATACTTTTTGGATATTTTGTAGGGGTAAATTGCAATTTGCCCTGTATAAAGTATTGAATTTTGGGCGAATGTGATTCGCCCAATATATTTAATGAGATAATACCAATGAATCAAATCAAAATCAGCCACTTATCATTTAACCAATCTGCACAATTTGCCAATAATTCATCGTCCAAATCACAAGATAAGTCATCAAATGTAATCACGTCATTATCGGTAAAGCGGTCAATCAGTGCCAATTCATTGTCATTAAAACACACGCATTCGCCATTGATGTACCAATCGTCATTTTGTCGGACAAATCGGCAGGCAGGATTTATCATCAGGCATTCGCCATTTTGTAAGCGTTCGGCTAGCTCATCGGGGGCAAGCTCATCATCAAAGGCGACTAAATCATACTGGCGTTTGCTAACCAACTCACTCAATGCTTGGGTTAAAATGGCGTTGCCTTTATCAGAATTTAGCAAATTGATAAGCTCATTTTTTATGGCAGAAATGCTCTCGTTCGTGAGTTCATAAGCATTGTCTTGCAAGGTTTGGGGCAGGATAAGCGGAGAGAATAGGGCATGTTCGCCTGTGGCAACGTCTGCCACTTCGTCTAGGATTTGCACCATGTTGGGACGGCGAAACCCAAAGCTAAACGTCAAGCAGTCGTCTTGGGCAACCCCATAATGGCTAAGGCGTGGCGGTACATACAAAACATCCCCTGCTTCTAGGATTTCATCAAAAATAATCTGCCCCATGTCGTCAAGCAGGCGAATGGGCTGACCTTCGATAAATGGCGTGTCGCTATCGCATATTTTGCCAAGCGTCCAACGGCGAGAGCCATAGCCTTGTGCCAAAAATACGTCATATTCGTCATAATGCTCACCCACCGAACCACCCGCCCCAGCGACCGACACCATGATGTCGTCTTGTTGCCATTTTGGAATAAAATCAAAGGCTTGCCACAGCTCGCCAAGCTCGGGCGACCATTGTTCTAGGTTTTGCACCAATACCGTCCACAGGCGTGGCGTGTCTTGCAAGTCTTGCTCGGTCAAAGGCGAATTTTTAAGCGTCCATTGGTTTGGATTGTCGTCTTTTTGGGCGATAAGCCGTGCTGACACGCCGTCTTCTATCGCCAAATCCAGCACGTCTGTCGGCTCAAACATACCCACAAGGGCAGGTAAGCCGTTTTTGATAAGTAGGGGCTTTTTTTGCCAATATTCTTTTAAGAAAATCTCGGGCGTGATGTCGGCAGGTAAGCAAAAGGGCAGTTTGTCGGTCATGGGTGTCTCTTTTTGATAAAAATAAATTTAGTTGTGGTTTAAAAAGTACGTTATTAAGAAAACCGTTCGTGGTGAGCTAAGTCGAACCATGAAAAGGTTTTCTTTCACCCTTCGACTTAGCTCAGATACCATGATACCCCACCTAAGTCAATGGTTTTTTAAGTATCTGGTATCTAGTATCTTACAAACTAACTTAAAGATACTTGTTGCTCAAAGGATGTTTGGGTTTTGATAACACCAAAACAGATATGTACCAATTTACGCATACAAGCACATAAGGCTTGCATTTTGGTTTTACCGTTTTGTTGTAATCGTTCATAAAATGCCTTAATGGTGCTATTATAACGAATGGCACTCATTGCAGACATATACAGCTTAGCACGCAAAGAGACTTGCCCTTGTTTGGACAGTTTGGTTGCTCCCTTAAAGACACCTGACTGTCTTTGTTTGGGTATTAAGCCTAAAAACGAAGCCATCTGTGAGGCTTTTTTAAATTGTTTGGTATGTATTAAGCATACCACTTCTTTGGCAATAACAGAACCAATACCGTCAATGGTTTCAAGTAAGGTTTTGTCTTGCTTTAAACTTGGTTGTTTGTCAACAAAGTCATCAATGTCTTTGGTGAGTTTGGCAATTTCCTCTTGAAGGACACTGATGACTGTTTGCATGGATGCTTTAACCAAATCGGGCAGATTGGGTGATAAGAGCAACTCTTGTCGGTTTTGCTCTCGTTGCAAATCTTCTTTGAGTGCTTCTAAGCGAGCCAATAGAGCTTTTAGCTGTTTGGCTTCAATGCTAGGTGCTACCCAAACCTCAGGCTTGTGGCTATAACCATACCTTGATAAAATAATGCTGTCTTTTTTATCAGTTTTATGGATTACCCCCAAACTGTCTGCAAATTTGCGGACATAGTTAGGATTGACAATGCTTTGCTTGATATTATTATCATCAAGAAACTCACTTAGGTGTTCATGATAAACCCCTGTTGCTTCTAGGATGATGTGTAGCTCATCAAGATGATTGCTGACATTGGTTTTTAACCAAGCAAGCAGTAAATCAAAGCCTGCTTTGTTGTTGTTAAAAACCTTGGTTTTTACTTTATTTGTGCTTGGGTTTATAAATGCAACATCAAACTTTGCTTTGCTGATGTCTATGCCAATATAGTGTATCATCTGTCTCTTGCCTTGTTTATGCAGTGTCTGTTTTAATAAACGCACTTAGATACCATTCAGAGTTAAGATGACAAGCAAAGGACACCATCTGAGCACCAGTGTTAAGACACTAAGGGCGAACCCGTGTTCTCTTTGCTTGTATAACCCAACAACATTCTAGCAGATAATCTAGGTTTGGTGTTGGGTTGATACAAGGGCGAACGGAAAACCTAGTTAAATATACTTTTCAGAACATTGCTATAAATCTTATCTATTTTATCAATTTTTCCCCAAAAAAACCATTTTTGCCATAAAATTTAATGGCTGATTTAAAAAGCGGTTTAAAAATGGGCGATTTTTCTTTATAATGGCAATTTTATCCAATTAAGAGAATACCATGCCAGATACCCATTTAGATGACCAGTTTAGCGATGATACTCAGCAAGAATTTGACGGCTCGGACAATTTAGACGAGCTAGAAAATGGCAAATTAAGCCCTGCCCAAATTGATGAGCTACATATTCAGCTTGATGAAGCAGGTCGCAATTTGCGTACCATTCGGGATTTTATTCGTTTTTGTGTGAGCAAACTGCGTGAATATGACGTGGTGGTGGCACAGGGGACGACTGACGAATTTGCCGAAAGCTCGGCTATTGTCCTGCACACGCTAAACCTAGATTGGGGGGCGAATCCTGAGATTTTGGATTGTCGTTTGACCGACAGCGAAAAACAGGCGGTGCTTGACCTACTCGCTGAGCGGATTATTCAGCGTAAGCCGTTGTCGTATCTTATCAACTTGGCGTATTTTTGTAATTTGCCGTTTTATGTGGATGAGCGTGTGCTTATTCCACGCTCGCCCATTGCCGAACTTATCAATCAAAACTTCTACCCGTATTTTGATGTGGATAATGCCAATAAAACCAAGTTTTTTGCCCACGGTTTGCAAGAGTTGCAACTGGCTCCGCCTGAGCGGATTTTGGATTTATGCACGGGGTCGGGTTGTATCGCCATTGCTTTGGCGGTGGCATTCCCTGATGCCAATGTGGACGGGGCGGATATTGATAAAGATGCCTTGGAAGTGGCATGGACGAACGTGGAACACCATGAACTGTCTCATCAAGTCAATCTGATTGAGAGTGATTTGTTTGCCAAAATCCCTGCCGAAAATCAGTATGAGCTGATTGTAACCAATCCGCCTTATGTGGATGCGGCGGTCATGGCGGAGCTACCGCCAGAGTTTTTGCATGAGCCAGAACACGCCTTGGCGGCAGGACAAGACGGTTTGGATTTGGTACATCAGATTTTGTACCACGCCCCCGATTATCTGACAAAAGACGGGCTATTGGTGTGTGAAGTGGGCGATAGCGAATGGGCGTTACGTCAATCCTATCCTGAGATTCAGTTTGACTGGCTTACCTTTGAAAAGGGCGGAAGCGGGATTTTTGCCATTACCTGCGAGGAGCTTTTGGAGTATCGTGATGAGTTCAAAAGACAGGTGGATAGGGTGAAGGGGGAGTAATGGATGAATTGCTTTATTGATGATAAGGTTTTATTTATCGCTTTGACGTTATGACTGCTGAGCGATAAGTGGGTATTTTAAAAACCCAAATCACTAGATTTGGGTTTATGCTTATCAAATACCGCCAGCAAACTCACTCACGCAGGCATTAATCGTCTTGCTTACCGCAGATGTGGCGATTTGCACACGAGCATTTTCATCAATCACAGCTTGACCTAGTTCGGCAAGGGTGACACTTTGCGGGGCTTTTTCGCTGACACAGCCACATACTTTGTTTTCAAGAGCTGTCTTTTGCTCGGCAGGCATCAGCATGGTAATGGTTTTGTAGGCATTATAGCCATTGAGCTGAGTGCGACATTGGATGTCCACAGCATTTTTAAATACTGCCATACCAGCATTGGTTGCGGTATTGATGGCATTGGTTGTGCCATCCGTGCCTGTGGTAGCACAACCTGTTAGCATGGCAACACTCGCCATCATGCTAAGCATTAATTTTTTCATAAAACCTCTCTGATTAAAAATTACTCATCTATGATATCACAAAACTGTGCCGTTAAAACACCTGCTAACTCATCAGGGGCAATGCCAATATCCAGTCCACGCTTGCCACCGCTCACATACATTTTATCAAGGTTTTGGGCGGAAGAATGTATCACGGTTTTTAGGCGTTTTTTCTGTCCAATGGGGCTAATCCCGCCCACGATATAACCTGTTAAACGTTCGGCGTCGCTAGGATTTGCCATAACAAGCTTTTTTACACCCACGGCATTCGCCATTTTCTTCAAATTAAGCAGATGACACACGGGCAATATCGCCACAAAATACGCCTTACCGTCCGTAACGAGTAAGGTTTTAAACACCGTATCAGGCGACAAACCTAACTTTTCGGACGCTTCTAGCCCAAAATTTGTGTTATTTGGGTCGTGGTCGTATTCGTGGACGCTATGGGCGATTTTTTGCTTTTTTAATAGGCGAATGGCAGGGGTCATTGTTGATTATCTTTTAATTGAGAAATTCGCTCTCGCACGACTTTGTGAAAATCGCGATTATCATAGCCATTTGCTCGGTTTTGTTGGATACGTTGCCATGCCTTTTGTTCGGTCATGGGGAAATGATAGCGGTCAGATGCGAGCAAAATATTATAAATGTCATACACATCCTCGTGGCTTTGGTATAATTGCAACAGTTGGTTGGTAATCTCGTCTAAATCATCATCGCCATACATCAAAGTTAGCCGATGATAACCCCACACCATGCAATGATAATAGGCTTCATCGGAGAGTTTCGCCCCAAGCTGTATTTTTTCTGAACTTAACGGCTCATCTGAAAAATATTGCTCATCGCTGGGGCGTAGCATTTGCGAAAATACCGTACCGTCCAAATCTGACCCATAAACCGATTGAAATTGGGCGTAATTTGGGGGCATGACTTTGTACCAATCCATGAGTGTAGGCTCACTGGCAACAGACGACTGCCCAACCAATAATAATGCCAAGCCGATGATTTTAAAAAGTTTATTTTTCATCTTAAACATGATAACTTTTATTCAATCGGCTTTAATGGTTGCACAACATCGGCATTTTGCCCACGATGACGCAAATAATGGTCAAGTAGGACAATGGCAAGCATCGCCTCAGCAATCGGTGTGGCTCGCACGCCCACACAAGGATCATGGCGACCTTTGGTAATGACGTCTGTTGCCTCACCATCTAGGTTAATCGTCTTGCCTGCGGTGGTGATACTGGCGGTCGGTTTTAGGGCAATGGCAACACGAATAGCCTGCCCACTACTAATCCCACCCAAAATCCCGCCTGCGTGATTGGCACAAAAACCGTCAGGGGTTAGCTCGTCTCGGCTGTCATGCCCAAACTGCTCGGCAACCGCAAACCCATCACCAATTTCCACACCTTTGACAGCATTGATAGACATCATCGCATGGGCAATGTCCGCATCTAGGCGGTCAAAAATCGGCTCGCCCAAACCCACGGGGACATTCTCGGCAAAAACCTCCAATTTCGCCCCACAGCTTGTGCCTTGTTCACGCAAGGACGTAACCAACGCCTCAAAACGTGGCAGAGCGTCAATATCTCCACAAAAAAACGGGTTTTGGTTTACAATATCCCAATCTAGTTTCTCAGCCTTTTCAGTGCCAATTTGGGTAACGTGTCCACGAATGACAACGCCCAAACGTTCTTTTAAATATTTTTTGGCAATCGCTCCTGCCGCCACACGCATGGCAGTCTCACGAGCAGACGAACGCCCACCGCCCCGATAATCCCGAAAGCCGTACTTCATCGTGTAGGTATAGTCGGCATGATTGGGGCGAAAAGTTGTGGCGATATTGCCATAATCTTTGGATTTTTGGTCGGTGTTGCGAATGAGTAGCCCAATCGGTGTGCCTGTGGTACGCCCCTCAAACACCCCAGAGATAATCTCCACCACGTCATCTTCTTTACGTTGAGTGGCGAATTTAGAA
This Moraxella sp. K1664 DNA region includes the following protein-coding sequences:
- the aroC gene encoding chorismate synthase, with translation MSGNTIGQLFSVTTCGESHGVGLMAIVDGVPPNLELCEADLQAELDRRKPGTSKFATQRKEDDVVEIISGVFEGRTTGTPIGLLIRNTDQKSKDYGNIATTFRPNHADYTYTMKYGFRDYRGGGRSSARETAMRVAAGAIAKKYLKERLGVVIRGHVTQIGTEKAEKLDWDIVNQNPFFCGDIDALPRFEALVTSLREQGTSCGAKLEVFAENVPVGLGEPIFDRLDADIAHAMMSINAVKGVEIGDGFAVAEQFGHDSRDELTPDGFCANHAGGILGGISSGQAIRVAIALKPTASITTAGKTINLDGEATDVITKGRHDPCVGVRATPIAEAMLAIVLLDHYLRHRGQNADVVQPLKPIE